A single window of Candidatus Marsarchaeota archaeon DNA harbors:
- a CDS encoding TRAM domain-containing protein: MDMANEIEEGMEVDLRVEAKGARGEGISHIGNFVIFINHAKTRIGNIYKVKITKLHRTFGYAELSDAKQQFVGNGSVIEA; the protein is encoded by the coding sequence ATGGACATGGCGAACGAGATAGAAGAGGGTATGGAGGTTGACCTAAGGGTCGAAGCGAAGGGAGCACGCGGCGAAGGCATAAGCCACATAGGCAACTTTGTAATTTTTATAAATCACGCTAAGACAAGGATCGGAAACATATATAAGGTAAAGATAACTAAGCTGCACAGGACATTCGGATATGCAGAGCTGTCAGATGCAAAGCAGCAATTCGTTGGCAACGGAAGCGTTATAGAGGCATAA
- a CDS encoding PRC-barrel domain-containing protein, producing MRVSEIYNLDIYSDNGQYLGEVKDAIVDLEKGEVSRVLMEEWKNAGEEEVKRMIQQKSILFKNIKNISDVVLVSSSGSAQKSQVASSSTELSDLAGR from the coding sequence ATGCGCGTTTCGGAAATATACAACCTCGACATATACAGCGACAATGGGCAATACCTTGGCGAAGTGAAGGATGCAATAGTGGACCTTGAAAAGGGAGAGGTCAGCCGTGTTCTTATGGAGGAATGGAAGAATGCAGGGGAAGAGGAAGTGAAAAGGATGATACAGCAAAAAAGCATACTCTTCAAGAACATAAAGAACATAAGCGACGTAGTGCTAGTCTCCTCATCGGGAAGCGCGCAGAAATCGCAGGTAGCCTCTTCAAGCACTGAGCTTTCTGATCTTGCTGGCAGGTAA
- a CDS encoding Xaa-Pro peptidase family protein: MPDTNLRYRLGRIFKNANFEKLLIINTDSMDSNFLYLSGFTQGIFEQSMIIADTSGATLITSDLEYDIAKKQAPKWLEVEKAGSVHELRSKIHGHIGRETAGLDMEFLPCNYLKFLKKYAPGARFVDASKSLAGAREIKDESELGKIRNAVRITKRSIEETAEYFKAGMSEKELKARFEFILSSNGSDKTAFDSIVSFGANTALPHHMPDNSRLKPNEFLLMDVGAKYENYCADITRTFIFKPDKSSEKYKRMVRIYETVQKAQEIGLENLKAGADGSTAHNAVAEFINTAAGGIYKGRFTHSLGHQIGIDVHDGIGPTTTKKTMLENMVVSDEPGIYIYGFGGVRLEDDVIIKKNASKFI, from the coding sequence ATGCCTGATACTAATCTGCGTTACAGGCTTGGCCGCATATTCAAAAATGCCAATTTTGAAAAGCTCCTCATAATAAATACAGACTCTATGGACAGCAATTTCTTGTACTTAAGCGGATTTACCCAGGGCATATTCGAGCAGTCAATGATTATTGCCGACACTTCAGGAGCAACGCTCATAACCAGCGACTTGGAGTATGACATTGCAAAGAAGCAGGCGCCAAAATGGCTTGAGGTTGAAAAAGCCGGGAGCGTGCACGAACTAAGGTCCAAGATACATGGCCATATAGGCAGGGAAACAGCAGGCCTTGACATGGAATTCCTTCCATGCAACTACCTGAAATTCCTGAAGAAGTATGCTCCTGGCGCAAGATTCGTCGATGCGTCAAAAAGCCTTGCGGGCGCAAGAGAAATAAAAGACGAAAGCGAGCTTGGAAAAATCAGGAATGCCGTTCGGATAACAAAAAGGTCTATAGAAGAAACTGCCGAGTACTTCAAGGCAGGAATGTCCGAAAAGGAGCTGAAAGCAAGGTTCGAGTTTATACTTTCTTCGAACGGCTCTGACAAGACTGCCTTCGACAGCATTGTGTCTTTCGGTGCAAACACTGCGCTGCCGCACCACATGCCTGACAACTCCAGGCTTAAGCCAAACGAATTCCTATTGATGGACGTAGGGGCAAAATACGAGAACTACTGTGCCGACATAACGCGAACATTTATATTCAAGCCGGATAAAAGCTCTGAAAAATACAAGCGCATGGTGCGCATATACGAAACAGTGCAGAAAGCCCAGGAGATTGGCTTGGAAAACCTCAAGGCAGGCGCGGATGGAAGCACAGCGCACAATGCAGTTGCGGAATTCATAAACACAGCGGCTGGCGGCATCTACAAGGGCAGATTCACGCATTCACTGGGGCACCAGATAGGCATAGATGTTCATGACGGGATCGGTCCTACAACTACAAAGAAGACCATGCTTGAGAACATGGTGGTTAGCGATGAGCCTGGAATCTACATTTACGGATTCGGAGGCGTAAGGCTGGAAGACGACGTTATAATAAAAAAGAATGCTTCAAAATTCATCTGA
- the dcd gene encoding dCTP deaminase — MILSDYDINGMIKMKRLIIKPFYNDMVRENGIDMRLAAEIAYHKDMGSGFVMDPMSNDEDIKKCFNIKKNVKEMVIASKEQVLLTTSEYMEVPDDVAGFVELRSTWARHGLSMPPTIIDAGFKGTITLEVINNAPYAIRLRPKQRFAHIIFVKLQNKTGNAYAGFYKGQRGIKLPQVLK; from the coding sequence TTGATACTTTCAGACTATGACATAAACGGCATGATAAAAATGAAGAGGCTTATCATAAAGCCTTTTTACAACGACATGGTGCGCGAGAACGGAATAGACATGCGCCTGGCTGCCGAAATAGCGTATCACAAGGACATGGGCAGCGGTTTCGTCATGGACCCTATGTCGAACGATGAAGATATAAAAAAATGCTTCAACATAAAGAAAAACGTCAAGGAGATGGTGATAGCATCAAAGGAGCAGGTTCTGCTAACCACTTCCGAATACATGGAGGTCCCGGATGACGTAGCCGGGTTTGTCGAGCTGAGAAGCACATGGGCAAGGCACGGCCTGTCCATGCCGCCAACAATCATAGACGCAGGGTTCAAGGGAACCATAACACTAGAAGTCATAAACAATGCACCCTATGCAATAAGGCTTAGGCCAAAGCAAAGGTTCGCACACATCATATTCGTCAAGCTGCAGAACAAGACCGGCAATGCTTATGCAGGCTTCTACAAGGGCCAGCGCGGGATAAAACTGCCGCAGGTACTGAAATGA
- a CDS encoding transcription initiation factor IIB, which yields MATKKNVKKSKNSGSKAPAIRKLTVTNNKVNIDTGKEEKKRGRPKNEIVPASAQQPSQGFTSAVTEVNKVCPSCGSTDLIYDSERGELVCNNCGLVIEENITDTGPEWRAFDSDQRNSRARTGAPMKYTRPNKGLVTEIDLYNKDIRGVRIPSKRQAQLYRMRKWHKRASIASSSERNYLIALPELNRVSSYLGLPENIRENAALLYRKCVQNNLIRGRPIETVVQAVIYAACRKAGMPRTLDEIASISGLPKKEIGRAYRAISHELGLKIPLTDPISYVPRYVNALKLSGEAQEKAVQLLHEAMKKGLVSGRSPTGVSAAAVYIAGALAGERRTQKEVADVAGVTEVTIRNRYRELKEQLNIDVNL from the coding sequence ATGGCAACAAAGAAAAATGTCAAAAAGTCAAAGAATTCCGGAAGTAAGGCTCCAGCTATACGCAAACTGACCGTTACGAATAATAAGGTAAACATTGATACCGGCAAGGAAGAAAAGAAGCGCGGCAGGCCGAAGAACGAAATTGTCCCGGCATCGGCTCAGCAGCCTTCCCAGGGTTTCACTTCTGCAGTGACAGAAGTTAACAAGGTATGCCCAAGCTGCGGAAGCACAGACTTGATATACGACAGCGAGCGCGGCGAGCTTGTGTGCAACAACTGCGGCCTGGTTATAGAAGAAAATATAACGGACACTGGCCCAGAATGGAGAGCGTTCGACTCAGACCAGAGAAATTCAAGGGCAAGGACAGGAGCGCCCATGAAATATACAAGGCCCAACAAAGGCCTAGTCACGGAGATTGATCTTTACAACAAGGACATAAGAGGCGTGCGCATACCCTCAAAGCGCCAGGCCCAACTGTACAGGATGAGGAAGTGGCATAAAAGGGCAAGCATAGCAAGCTCCAGCGAAAGGAATTACCTTATAGCGCTGCCGGAGCTCAATAGAGTGTCAAGCTATCTCGGTCTTCCAGAAAACATAAGGGAAAACGCAGCGCTGCTTTACAGGAAGTGCGTGCAGAACAACCTCATACGCGGCAGGCCGATTGAGACTGTGGTGCAGGCTGTAATATACGCTGCTTGCAGAAAGGCAGGCATGCCAAGGACTCTTGACGAGATTGCAAGCATATCTGGACTTCCGAAGAAGGAGATAGGCAGGGCCTACAGGGCGATATCGCACGAGCTCGGCCTGAAGATACCACTGACTGATCCAATAAGCTACGTGCCTAGGTACGTGAACGCATTGAAGCTCAGCGGCGAAGCTCAGGAAAAGGCCGTCCAGCTGCTGCACGAGGCAATGAAGAAAGGCCTTGTGTCGGGCAGGAGCCCGACAGGCGTGAGCGCTGCTGCGGTATACATAGCAGGCGCACTGGCAGGCGAGAGGCGTACGCAAAAAGAGGTAGCGGATGTCGCAGGAGTAACTGAAGTGACGATAAGGAACAGGTACAGGGAACTCAAGGAGCAACTGAACATAGATGTAAATCTATGA
- a CDS encoding tRNA (N(6)-L-threonylcarbamoyladenosine(37)-C(2))-methylthiotransferase has product MKVYIETYGCTLNQADSGIISSAMSSNGVELCNEESDADVVLLNTCTVKGATQNRIVYRLKELERSGKRMIVTGCMAGANSDIIERYAPSASIATIHNVESMPRIAHEAFSGNRILALGTGPDSRLDFYAHDGSVIAKVPLSDGCLSSCSFCETKFARGSLHSFDEDMILQAVAYSVRNGAREVDLTAQDTGAYGIDRGTNIARLAERLGSIDGSFKARIGMLNPEHLHRYMDELIDALKSEKLYKFLHLPLQSGSDSVLKAMRRGYTVDAFMGYVKELRKKINGITIETDIIVGYPTETEDDFDMTVSALKDFRPYVTNISKFTKRPHASASQMKQLAPETINERSAELSRLVRSMQAEDRNASIGEIADVLLTEKGPSSLNGRDGSYRQVVMQNGNAGAKNKIGDTVAVQIYAATSNALYGRIEE; this is encoded by the coding sequence ATGAAAGTGTATATAGAGACTTATGGATGCACCCTAAACCAGGCGGATAGCGGAATAATTTCAAGCGCTATGTCAAGCAATGGGGTAGAGCTGTGCAATGAGGAAAGCGATGCGGATGTTGTGCTGCTCAATACATGCACTGTGAAAGGCGCAACGCAGAACAGGATCGTATACAGGCTTAAGGAGCTCGAAAGGTCAGGCAAGCGCATGATAGTGACTGGGTGCATGGCAGGGGCTAATTCTGACATCATAGAGCGCTATGCACCGAGCGCCAGCATAGCCACCATACACAATGTGGAAAGCATGCCTAGGATTGCTCATGAGGCGTTCAGCGGCAACCGCATCCTTGCGCTTGGCACAGGCCCTGACAGCAGGCTTGACTTCTATGCGCATGACGGCTCTGTGATAGCGAAGGTACCTCTCAGCGATGGCTGCCTTAGCTCGTGCTCTTTCTGCGAAACGAAATTTGCCAGGGGCAGCCTGCACAGCTTTGATGAAGACATGATTCTGCAAGCAGTGGCCTACAGTGTCAGGAATGGCGCAAGGGAGGTAGACCTTACTGCACAGGACACAGGAGCGTATGGCATAGACAGGGGCACGAACATAGCAAGGCTTGCAGAAAGGCTAGGCTCAATTGACGGCAGCTTCAAGGCAAGGATAGGCATGCTGAATCCTGAGCATCTGCACAGGTACATGGACGAGCTTATAGATGCGTTAAAATCGGAAAAGCTCTATAAATTCCTGCATCTTCCTCTGCAGTCAGGCAGTGACAGCGTGCTGAAGGCCATGCGAAGAGGCTATACCGTTGACGCGTTTATGGGATATGTAAAAGAACTGCGCAAAAAAATCAATGGCATAACAATAGAAACAGACATTATAGTTGGCTACCCTACAGAAACAGAGGACGATTTTGATATGACGGTAAGCGCGCTGAAGGACTTCAGGCCATACGTGACAAACATATCCAAATTTACCAAGCGCCCGCATGCATCCGCCTCACAGATGAAGCAGCTTGCTCCTGAAACAATAAACGAACGCAGCGCAGAATTGTCAAGGCTTGTCAGGAGCATGCAGGCCGAAGATAGGAATGCCTCAATAGGCGAGATTGCTGATGTATTGCTCACAGAGAAAGGGCCAAGCTCGCTGAACGGAAGGGACGGCAGCTACAGGCAGGTTGTAATGCAAAACGGCAATGCCGGCGCCAAGAATAAAATCGGCGATACCGTAGCAGTGCAGATATACGCTGCGACTTCAAACGCATTATACGGAAGAATAGAGGAATGA
- the gatD gene encoding Glu-tRNA(Gln) amidotransferase subunit GatD: MYSNKISDYFKANAIGLGDIVRIERDGISEEGELMPSTEANSSDVVIIKLKSGYNIGVEFEGSKISLVRKGNSSISFPTADVKEEKGLPKVRLIYTGGTIGSKLDYRTGGVYMLLKPEELLYEVPELAGVADIEVKPLYSISSEDMSYHEWKGIAEEVAKAYNENAHGAVVTIGTDTMHYAAAALSFMLKDIGMPVVLTGAQRSSDRGSSDAFMNLYCSAVLAAKSDIAGVGICMHKSSSDDECGFMLGTRARKMHTSRRDAFRPVNSSYMAEVASDGSIRYGKMQYKKVQKGRRSFKPMTNFEPKVALLKAYPNSDPEIIDHYVEKKYKGIIIEGTGLGHTPVSTQHQGLSWLPNIKNAIDSGLIVGMTSQCLYGRVNPNVYRNLRLLSGAGVLYCEDMLPEVAYVKLGWLLGNYPENDARQMLTKNIAGEISDRSRYGEFLL; this comes from the coding sequence TTGTATAGCAATAAGATAAGCGATTATTTCAAAGCCAACGCGATAGGGCTAGGTGACATAGTGCGCATAGAGCGCGACGGCATAAGCGAGGAGGGCGAGCTCATGCCAAGCACGGAAGCCAACAGTAGCGATGTGGTGATAATAAAGTTGAAAAGCGGATACAACATAGGCGTAGAATTTGAAGGGTCAAAGATCTCGCTCGTGCGCAAGGGCAACAGCAGCATCAGTTTTCCAACTGCAGATGTGAAAGAAGAGAAAGGATTGCCGAAAGTGCGGCTTATATACACAGGCGGCACAATAGGCAGCAAGCTTGATTACAGGACCGGAGGCGTGTACATGCTGCTAAAGCCGGAGGAGCTGCTTTATGAAGTGCCTGAGCTTGCCGGCGTTGCAGATATAGAAGTGAAGCCGCTTTACAGCATTTCCAGCGAGGACATGTCGTATCATGAATGGAAAGGAATAGCAGAGGAGGTCGCCAAGGCCTATAACGAAAATGCGCACGGAGCCGTAGTAACGATAGGCACAGATACGATGCACTACGCGGCTGCCGCACTCTCGTTCATGCTAAAAGACATAGGAATGCCTGTGGTGCTCACAGGAGCGCAGAGAAGCAGCGACAGGGGCTCAAGCGATGCGTTCATGAACCTGTATTGCTCCGCAGTGCTTGCGGCTAAATCGGACATTGCAGGAGTAGGCATCTGCATGCACAAAAGTTCATCGGATGACGAATGCGGTTTCATGCTTGGCACAAGGGCCAGAAAGATGCATACTTCAAGGAGGGACGCGTTTAGGCCGGTAAACAGCAGTTATATGGCTGAGGTTGCTTCAGACGGCAGCATAAGGTACGGAAAAATGCAATACAAAAAAGTGCAGAAGGGAAGAAGGAGCTTCAAGCCAATGACAAATTTTGAGCCAAAGGTTGCGCTGCTCAAAGCTTACCCGAATTCAGACCCTGAAATAATAGACCATTATGTGGAGAAGAAGTACAAGGGCATAATAATAGAAGGCACCGGCTTAGGGCATACTCCCGTATCCACGCAGCATCAGGGCCTTTCTTGGCTGCCGAATATAAAGAATGCAATAGACAGCGGGCTCATAGTCGGCATGACTTCGCAGTGCCTGTATGGCAGGGTGAACCCAAACGTCTACAGGAACCTTAGGCTGCTGAGCGGTGCCGGCGTGCTCTACTGCGAAGACATGCTTCCTGAAGTGGCGTATGTTAAATTGGGTTGGCTGCTTGGAAATTACCCTGAAAATGATGCACGGCAAATGCTTACCAAGAACATAGCAGGCGAAATAAGCGACCGCAGCAGGTATGGAGAATTTTTATTATGA
- the gatE gene encoding Glu-tRNA(Gln) amidotransferase subunit GatE, whose translation MADLGRYKRLGFMCGLEIHQRLATESKLFCSCSASLSEGVPEGTVTRRQRAVAGELGVVDRSAKFEEKRSRLFEYELHEGHACLVDIDEEPPHSLNEEALGIVLALAKSLHMNVGAELEPMRKEVVDGSNPSAFQRSILIGLNGSMEVGGHEILIPSMFLEEESAGIISSSSESIRYDTSRIGIPLVEIDTFPYISSPEEARDVALQIGTLLRLTGKVQRGIGSIRQDVNVSIKGGARVEIKGLQELSDMDKFIENEVARQEKLLEIIKLLKSRNASVGQAHDLTHVFSGSHAKIISAALGSGGAVLGFKLGGFSGVLGMEVNPGKRLGTEISDYAKMGGVKGLIHSDEDLAKYGITQSEIGAVRKALGMKQEDAFIIIADRRRNAAMAIEFAIERAKMAVEMVPEETRAAYDKEHFTTRFMRPLPGGSRMYPETDAKPILIAKQSLEEAARNAVDVEKEQALLEAELNDKALAKQMMLSPRLQLYRRIGSIKGIDKRFVANVLLQRFTEMRRDGINAEALPEERLMEIFKAYSDKRITKQALDELIRLALKRNESIAEIIRENGLERISGERLRKLLKSEGAESCKRNELAAFMGKFMSKYRLNVDGAELNEELGKIIGSAS comes from the coding sequence ATGGCAGATCTTGGCAGGTATAAGCGCTTGGGCTTCATGTGCGGGCTTGAGATACACCAGAGGCTTGCCACAGAAAGCAAGCTGTTCTGCTCATGCAGCGCCAGCCTCAGCGAAGGTGTGCCTGAAGGAACGGTTACAAGAAGGCAGCGCGCAGTGGCCGGAGAGCTTGGCGTTGTGGACAGGTCTGCAAAATTCGAGGAGAAAAGAAGCAGGCTCTTTGAATACGAGCTGCACGAGGGCCATGCCTGCCTTGTAGACATAGACGAAGAGCCGCCACACAGCCTGAACGAAGAAGCGCTAGGGATTGTATTGGCCCTGGCAAAATCACTGCATATGAATGTTGGCGCGGAGCTCGAGCCCATGCGCAAGGAAGTCGTGGACGGAAGCAACCCGAGCGCATTCCAAAGGAGCATTCTTATAGGATTGAACGGCAGCATGGAAGTTGGCGGGCACGAGATACTTATACCTTCGATGTTCCTAGAAGAAGAATCAGCAGGCATAATATCTTCAAGCAGCGAATCGATAAGGTATGACACCTCAAGGATAGGCATACCTTTGGTCGAGATAGACACATTCCCATATATAAGCAGCCCTGAAGAGGCAAGAGATGTTGCACTGCAGATAGGAACGCTGCTCAGGCTCACTGGAAAAGTGCAAAGGGGCATAGGCTCCATAAGGCAGGATGTCAATGTTTCGATAAAAGGCGGCGCAAGGGTCGAAATAAAGGGGCTTCAGGAGCTAAGCGACATGGACAAGTTCATAGAAAACGAAGTGGCAAGGCAGGAAAAACTTTTGGAGATAATCAAGCTGCTGAAGAGCAGAAACGCATCAGTAGGCCAGGCGCATGACCTAACTCACGTGTTTTCCGGCAGCCATGCAAAGATTATAAGCGCTGCGCTCGGCTCCGGCGGTGCAGTCCTTGGATTCAAGCTTGGGGGCTTTTCAGGGGTGCTTGGCATGGAGGTTAACCCAGGAAAGAGGCTGGGAACTGAAATAAGCGATTACGCAAAGATGGGCGGCGTCAAAGGCCTTATACACAGCGATGAGGACCTTGCCAAGTATGGCATTACTCAATCAGAGATCGGCGCTGTAAGAAAGGCGCTTGGAATGAAACAGGAGGATGCATTCATAATCATAGCGGACAGGCGCAGGAATGCAGCGATGGCCATAGAATTTGCAATAGAGCGTGCCAAGATGGCGGTAGAGATGGTGCCTGAAGAAACCCGCGCAGCATATGACAAGGAGCACTTTACCACCAGGTTTATGAGGCCGCTCCCTGGAGGTTCCAGGATGTATCCTGAGACCGATGCAAAGCCTATCCTCATCGCGAAGCAGAGCTTGGAAGAAGCTGCAAGAAACGCAGTTGATGTTGAAAAAGAGCAGGCGCTTCTTGAAGCCGAGCTAAATGACAAGGCTCTTGCAAAGCAAATGATGCTATCGCCAAGGCTCCAGCTATACAGACGCATTGGCAGCATAAAGGGAATAGACAAGCGCTTTGTTGCAAATGTACTGCTGCAGCGCTTTACTGAAATGCGCAGGGACGGGATCAATGCAGAGGCATTGCCTGAAGAAAGGCTTATGGAAATATTCAAGGCCTATTCAGACAAAAGGATTACGAAGCAGGCCCTTGATGAGCTGATAAGGCTTGCATTAAAGCGCAATGAAAGCATAGCCGAGATCATCAGGGAAAACGGGTTGGAAAGGATAAGCGGCGAAAGGCTTAGGAAGCTGCTGAAAAGCGAAGGTGCCGAAAGCTGCAAGAGGAATGAATTGGCTGCGTTTATGGGCAAATTCATGTCAAAATACAGGCTGAATGTCGATGGCGCGGAATTAAACGAGGAGCTGGGAAAGATTATTGGTTCCGCAAGTTAA
- a CDS encoding alpha/beta fold hydrolase, giving the protein MEGRINAGGKSIEIDAAIRKGSKLNIILAHGSNVDMHYSLIQKLFDALSGEYSVLRFNFSFFGGTDEQKMDFNRSKQELEACIRYMGSKNIVIVGKSQGGYIGTLFAGRKDLGVKGVISMGYPMHEMNRPSDIRHEFPHTHLEGLSLPVEFIVGDSDPLWNVKDAPPIFANYTIHVVPNADHSYNPVRPGTTKEENEDKVVNLVKQIVAKFANKRDL; this is encoded by the coding sequence ATGGAAGGCCGAATAAATGCCGGTGGAAAAAGCATAGAAATCGATGCTGCTATAAGAAAAGGCTCTAAACTCAACATAATATTGGCTCATGGGAGCAATGTCGATATGCACTATAGCCTTATCCAGAAGCTGTTCGATGCGTTAAGCGGCGAATACTCTGTTTTAAGGTTTAATTTTTCTTTTTTTGGAGGAACGGACGAGCAGAAAATGGACTTCAATAGAAGCAAGCAGGAGCTTGAAGCATGCATAAGGTATATGGGGTCAAAAAATATCGTGATAGTAGGAAAATCCCAGGGCGGCTACATAGGCACGCTTTTTGCTGGCAGAAAGGATCTCGGCGTGAAGGGTGTCATATCTATGGGTTACCCTATGCATGAAATGAACAGACCAAGCGACATAAGGCATGAATTTCCACACACCCACCTTGAAGGGCTGTCTCTGCCAGTGGAGTTTATAGTCGGAGACTCAGATCCGCTGTGGAACGTAAAGGATGCGCCCCCAATATTTGCCAACTACACCATACACGTAGTGCCCAATGCAGACCACTCATACAATCCAGTAAGGCCGGGCACCACGAAAGAGGAAAATGAAGACAAAGTTGTCAATCTCGTGAAGCAGATAGTGGCAAAATTCGCAAACAAGCGGGATTTGTAG
- a CDS encoding Nre family DNA repair protein gives MDRKQMLEEIKKAEIPVKRSAIAYAHMRDPALLRYYYKVKMLPIINSSELSGSSPTDIFIGRFGYPKVFIGPMVPPEFGDTSLIGMPERWRPMGIEKIVEMRSKLVRGMHVANVKDVEKRGISSFVQELAMAERPADTELRFKGKPFIKVEFNDEVQPFGPSAKVEDFALYNSKANRKIERLFFDWDAKASTAITELYDKGLEVSSIQKAFSAGLFGLRNSRRFVPTRWSITAVDDTISKSMRERIKSYDTVDAIYAFYNVALDNRWLIFFIPGSWTYESIEAWYPKTVWNADGKNISIYSSYEGYHGRKTYAEIGGCYYSGRLATTEKLEALKKQAMVLILREVHDGYIMPVGVWNVREHVRETLEKEPTILHSVSEMLDYVKLKLDIGANEWIRNSRMLAELLSQRRISDFIR, from the coding sequence GTGGACAGAAAGCAGATGCTTGAAGAGATAAAAAAGGCTGAGATACCGGTGAAGCGCTCAGCCATAGCCTATGCCCACATGCGCGACCCAGCGCTGCTCAGATATTATTACAAAGTAAAAATGCTCCCTATAATAAACAGCAGCGAACTTTCTGGCAGCTCCCCAACAGATATTTTTATAGGCAGGTTCGGCTATCCGAAGGTTTTTATAGGGCCGATGGTGCCGCCGGAGTTCGGCGATACGTCCTTAATAGGCATGCCGGAGCGTTGGCGACCAATGGGCATAGAAAAGATAGTAGAGATGCGTTCAAAGCTCGTCAGGGGAATGCACGTTGCAAATGTCAAGGATGTTGAAAAACGCGGCATAAGCTCGTTCGTGCAGGAATTGGCAATGGCAGAAAGGCCGGCAGATACGGAGTTGCGCTTCAAAGGCAAGCCATTCATAAAGGTGGAGTTTAATGACGAGGTGCAGCCATTCGGGCCCAGCGCCAAGGTTGAGGACTTTGCGCTATACAATTCCAAGGCCAACAGGAAGATAGAGCGCTTGTTTTTTGACTGGGATGCCAAAGCCTCTACTGCAATCACAGAACTTTACGATAAAGGGCTGGAGGTTTCTTCAATACAGAAGGCTTTTTCAGCTGGCCTGTTCGGTCTGCGAAATTCTAGAAGATTCGTTCCTACCAGGTGGAGCATTACTGCGGTTGACGATACAATATCCAAATCCATGCGTGAACGCATAAAAAGCTACGATACTGTTGATGCCATATATGCCTTTTACAACGTAGCACTTGACAACAGGTGGCTCATATTCTTCATTCCTGGCTCGTGGACCTATGAGTCGATCGAAGCATGGTACCCTAAAACGGTATGGAATGCCGATGGCAAGAATATATCTATATACTCGTCATATGAGGGATACCATGGAAGAAAGACTTATGCAGAGATAGGGGGCTGCTATTATTCTGGCAGGCTTGCAACAACCGAAAAGCTTGAAGCCTTGAAGAAGCAGGCAATGGTGCTTATACTCAGGGAGGTGCATGACGGCTACATAATGCCTGTAGGCGTATGGAACGTCAGGGAGCACGTGCGGGAAACCTTGGAAAAGGAGCCGACAATACTCCATAGCGTCTCAGAAATGCTGGATTACGTAAAGCTGAAGCTCGATATAGGTGCAAACGAGTGGATAAGGAACAGTAGGATGCTTGCGGAGCTGCTATCCCAGCGAAGGATTTCAGATTTCATAAGGTGA